From Nitratidesulfovibrio vulgaris str. Hildenborough, a single genomic window includes:
- a CDS encoding DUF4881 domain-containing protein, translated as MNIKRILLTLMVMALPLGLVGCGEYGKVDQGRVIAFDKQAKTVTLIQDKLAEPMNPDYSTLPPHTYKLPADPAEMGPEPKAGLRMKLDTKANIVKIFNPKTQAFEDITITVIDLQQNIDRQHPLVFDKATDTAKKFPMVDRDKKTITIYSGRQKMLCTFSVPDEYFSMPDHTWEAGDEVRVYYKTEGVSLRFMNISKTDIFKK; from the coding sequence ATGAACATCAAGCGCATACTGCTCACGCTGATGGTAATGGCCCTTCCTCTCGGCCTTGTGGGCTGCGGCGAATACGGCAAGGTCGACCAGGGACGCGTCATCGCCTTCGACAAGCAGGCCAAGACCGTCACCCTGATTCAGGACAAGCTGGCAGAGCCCATGAACCCCGACTACTCGACCCTGCCGCCCCACACCTACAAACTGCCGGCCGACCCGGCGGAGATGGGGCCTGAACCCAAAGCCGGCCTGCGCATGAAGCTCGACACGAAGGCCAACATCGTGAAGATCTTCAACCCCAAGACCCAGGCGTTCGAAGACATCACCATCACCGTGATCGACCTTCAGCAGAACATCGACAGGCAGCACCCGCTGGTGTTCGACAAGGCCACCGATACGGCGAAGAAGTTCCCCATGGTCGATCGCGACAAGAAGACCATCACCATCTACTCCGGTCGCCAGAAGATGCTCTGCACCTTCTCGGTACCCGACGAGTACTTCTCGATGCCCGATCATACATGGGAAGCCGGTGACGAAGTGCGCGTATACTACAAGACCGAAGGTGTATCGCTCCGCTTCATGAACATCAGCAAGACCGACATCTTCAAGAAGTAG
- a CDS encoding DVU0150 family protein has product MKARLNKLWWSLMLMLIALPGTALAAGGGGAPVVIVADTRKLDGVLAWWANLYNESHLQFTVLTIILIPLVGVIFGVIADIIMNHIGIDLKSRDLAEH; this is encoded by the coding sequence ATGAAGGCCAGACTCAACAAGCTTTGGTGGTCGCTGATGCTGATGCTCATCGCACTGCCCGGCACGGCGCTCGCCGCTGGTGGCGGCGGTGCCCCCGTCGTCATCGTAGCCGACACGCGCAAACTCGACGGCGTCCTCGCCTGGTGGGCGAACCTCTACAATGAGAGCCATCTCCAGTTCACGGTGCTCACCATCATCCTGATTCCCCTCGTGGGCGTGATCTTCGGCGTCATCGCCGACATCATCATGAACCACATCGGCATCGACCTGAAGTCGCGCGATCTCGCGGAACACTAG
- a CDS encoding ATP-dependent helicase yields the protein MIEFAKELNAAQYEAVTTLDGPVLVIAGAGSGKTRTVVYRLANLLERGVPASSILLLTFTRKAANEMLQRASRLLGYGVQGIAGGTFHAFAYSLLRQYHPARLEGRDLTIMDGADSVAAIQHCKDALGIARGDKSFPKTQTVLSLLSKSRNKELPLDEVLRREAYHLLVHADGVSRIGEAYAEYRAEHGLLDYDDLLFEVERLLRERPDLLAHLRDRYRYIMVDEYQDTNLVQARLVQLLAGEGGNVMAVGDDAQSIYAFRGANVQNILSFPQFFPGTRIIKLEENYRSTQPVLDLTNAILAEAPQAYRKHLYTSREDGVLPQVVRPLSDLTQASIVVSRVSELLRTYPPHEIAVLFRAGFHSYHVEVQLNKLGIRFRKYGGVRYSEAAHVKDVMAYARLVLNPLDLPAFQRVAALSRGVGPKTTLRLYEVARQGDPAATAHACARYPQLRADLELLDRLRKRTPAPATLLEEVIEHYQPRLEAAYPDDWPRRQQGLEQLVQIASAYRDLDLFISDLSLEDPGTEEEDRDSVVLSTIHSAKGLEWSAVIILDLVEDRFPSRHAVTRADDFEEERRLMYVACTRARERLMLFVPSSLYQRGEGGNQPAAPSPFVRELPAALYEEWYESYTGGLQRRDTSRPVARPAVASTFGCAPRPESAPVPGGPSPVAGAAKLGFCTHKIFGRGKIVQHLPPDKYRVNFPGVGLKVILGDYLTLEDDA from the coding sequence ATGATAGAATTCGCCAAAGAACTCAACGCGGCCCAGTATGAGGCCGTGACCACGCTCGACGGCCCGGTGCTGGTCATCGCCGGTGCGGGCAGCGGCAAGACGCGCACGGTGGTCTACCGCCTCGCCAACCTGCTTGAGCGCGGCGTGCCCGCCTCGTCCATCCTGCTGCTGACGTTCACCCGCAAGGCGGCCAACGAGATGCTGCAACGCGCCAGCCGCCTGCTGGGCTACGGGGTGCAGGGCATCGCCGGGGGCACCTTCCACGCCTTCGCCTATTCGCTCTTGCGCCAGTACCATCCGGCACGCCTTGAGGGGCGCGACCTGACCATCATGGACGGGGCCGACAGCGTGGCCGCCATCCAGCACTGCAAGGATGCGCTCGGCATCGCGCGGGGGGACAAGTCGTTCCCCAAGACACAGACGGTGCTGTCGTTGCTCAGCAAGTCGCGCAACAAGGAACTGCCGCTGGACGAAGTGCTGCGCCGCGAGGCGTACCACCTGCTGGTACATGCAGACGGGGTCTCGCGCATCGGCGAAGCCTACGCCGAATATCGCGCGGAACACGGCCTGCTGGACTATGACGACCTGCTCTTCGAGGTGGAGCGCCTGTTGCGCGAACGGCCCGACCTGCTGGCCCACCTGCGCGACAGATACCGCTACATCATGGTCGACGAGTATCAGGACACCAACCTCGTGCAGGCGCGGCTGGTGCAGCTTCTGGCGGGAGAGGGCGGCAACGTCATGGCCGTGGGGGACGACGCCCAGTCCATCTACGCCTTTCGCGGCGCCAACGTGCAGAACATCCTGTCGTTCCCGCAGTTCTTTCCCGGTACGCGCATCATCAAGCTGGAAGAGAACTACCGTTCCACCCAGCCGGTGCTCGACCTCACCAACGCCATCCTCGCCGAGGCACCGCAGGCCTACCGCAAGCACCTGTACACCAGTCGCGAGGACGGCGTGCTGCCGCAGGTGGTGCGACCCCTGAGCGACCTCACGCAGGCATCCATCGTGGTGAGTCGCGTGAGTGAACTGCTGCGGACGTATCCGCCCCATGAAATCGCCGTGCTGTTCCGGGCGGGGTTCCACTCGTACCATGTGGAGGTACAGCTCAACAAACTGGGCATCCGCTTCCGCAAGTATGGCGGGGTGCGCTATTCCGAGGCCGCGCACGTCAAGGACGTGATGGCCTACGCCCGCCTTGTGCTCAACCCCCTCGACCTGCCGGCGTTCCAGCGTGTGGCGGCCCTGTCGCGCGGTGTGGGGCCCAAGACCACCCTGCGCCTCTACGAGGTCGCCCGACAGGGTGACCCGGCGGCGACGGCCCATGCCTGCGCGCGTTATCCGCAACTGCGGGCCGACCTTGAACTGCTCGACAGGCTTCGCAAGCGCACACCTGCGCCCGCCACGCTGCTGGAAGAGGTCATCGAGCATTACCAGCCGCGTCTCGAAGCCGCCTACCCCGACGACTGGCCGCGCAGACAGCAGGGACTTGAACAGCTTGTGCAGATAGCCTCGGCCTATCGCGACCTCGACCTCTTCATCTCCGACCTGTCGCTGGAAGACCCCGGCACCGAGGAGGAGGACCGCGACAGCGTGGTGCTGTCCACCATCCATTCCGCCAAGGGGCTTGAGTGGAGTGCCGTCATCATCCTCGACCTCGTGGAGGACAGGTTCCCGTCGCGCCATGCCGTGACGCGCGCCGACGACTTCGAGGAGGAGCGCCGCCTGATGTACGTGGCCTGCACCCGCGCCCGCGAACGGCTCATGCTCTTCGTGCCGTCCAGCCTCTACCAGCGCGGGGAGGGTGGCAACCAGCCCGCCGCGCCCAGCCCCTTCGTCCGGGAGTTGCCCGCGGCACTGTACGAGGAGTGGTACGAGAGCTATACCGGAGGTCTGCAACGGCGTGATACGTCGCGTCCGGTTGCGCGTCCGGCCGTGGCATCCACCTTCGGTTGCGCACCGCGTCCCGAATCGGCACCGGTGCCCGGCGGGCCGTCGCCCGTTGCAGGGGCGGCGAAGCTGGGGTTCTGCACGCACAAGATCTTCGGGCGGGGCAAGATCGTCCAGCATCTGCCGCCCGACAAGTACAGGGTGAACTTCCCCGGCGTGGGGCTCAAGGTCATCCTGGGCGACTATCTGACGCTGGAGGATGACGCATGA
- a CDS encoding alkaline phosphatase family protein yields MHNDARQRMVVLGLDGLPLDLARDLCAAGRTPHLSRIVNAAGTRTIEAELPELSPVNWTSFYTAAGPEEHGVFGFTRINAATYALSLADFTQVRVPTLFDRLGEAGFTSRVVNLPNTYPARPIPGMLVSGFVATDLARAVHPPFLLGPLAGAGYRLEADTSRGGDDPAHLLVELRATLESRRKALRLLWPDLAWHLFVFVLTETDRLFHFLWDAVTDVANPLHGPCMDVLALWDTVIGEVLDLVAALPGGARLMVLADHGFTRLVTEVDINTWLRQEGLLQLAPAGPAADAGMELDASRILPGSVAFALDPGRIYLHTRRRFARGGLSDAEGVALAARLREGLLGLTYAGRPVLRDVLPADGLYDGPCRDIAPDLVCVPHEGFDLKAKFNRPAVFGRFGRTGTHSVHGGIFHDSEGGAPHRLRDAGRLVLEHFGLSRRPDAGGRLVTTPTQGASCMPITMHK; encoded by the coding sequence ATGCACAACGACGCCCGCCAACGCATGGTGGTGCTCGGTCTGGACGGCCTGCCGCTGGACCTCGCCCGCGACCTCTGCGCCGCAGGGCGCACCCCGCACCTCTCCCGCATCGTCAACGCCGCCGGAACCCGCACCATCGAGGCGGAATTGCCCGAACTCTCGCCGGTGAACTGGACGTCGTTCTACACTGCCGCAGGGCCCGAGGAACACGGCGTGTTCGGGTTCACCCGCATCAACGCCGCGACCTATGCCCTGTCCTTGGCCGACTTCACGCAGGTGCGGGTGCCGACCCTCTTCGACCGCCTTGGCGAGGCGGGCTTCACCTCGCGCGTGGTGAACCTGCCCAACACCTATCCCGCACGCCCCATACCGGGAATGCTGGTCTCGGGCTTCGTGGCCACGGACCTTGCGCGGGCGGTGCATCCGCCCTTCCTGCTGGGGCCGCTGGCAGGTGCGGGCTACCGGCTTGAGGCCGACACCTCGCGCGGTGGCGACGACCCGGCACACCTGCTTGTGGAATTGCGCGCCACACTCGAAAGTCGCCGCAAGGCGTTGCGCTTGCTGTGGCCCGACCTCGCGTGGCATCTCTTCGTCTTTGTGCTGACGGAGACGGACAGGCTCTTCCATTTCCTGTGGGATGCGGTGACCGACGTTGCCAACCCGCTGCATGGGCCGTGTATGGATGTGCTGGCCCTGTGGGACACGGTGATTGGCGAAGTGCTCGACCTCGTGGCGGCACTCCCCGGCGGTGCCCGTCTCATGGTGCTGGCCGACCACGGTTTCACCCGGCTGGTGACCGAGGTCGACATCAACACGTGGCTGCGTCAGGAAGGGCTGTTGCAACTGGCCCCGGCGGGCCCCGCGGCAGATGCGGGAATGGAACTCGACGCCTCGCGCATCCTTCCCGGCAGCGTGGCCTTCGCCCTCGACCCCGGGCGCATCTACCTGCATACGCGCCGACGCTTCGCACGTGGCGGGCTTTCCGATGCCGAGGGCGTGGCCTTGGCTGCACGCCTGCGCGAGGGGCTGCTGGGATTGACCTACGCCGGACGCCCCGTGTTGCGTGATGTCCTGCCCGCCGACGGCCTGTACGACGGCCCCTGCCGCGACATCGCCCCCGACCTCGTCTGCGTCCCGCACGAGGGCTTCGACCTCAAGGCCAAGTTCAATCGTCCTGCCGTGTTCGGGCGTTTCGGGCGCACCGGAACGCATAGTGTGCACGGGGGCATCTTCCATGACAGCGAGGGTGGTGCCCCGCACCGCCTGCGTGACGCCGGAAGGCTGGTGCTCGAACATTTCGGCCTTTCCCGTCGACCCGACGCCGGAGGGCGTCTTGTGACCACTCCAACACAGGGCGCGTCCTGCATGCCCATAACGATGCACAAATGA
- a CDS encoding PEP/pyruvate-binding domain-containing protein has product MSLIDFFRRRRTTPTAEERDAIMKAFRQRYTHFKDLLQSNSELGRIMSDMEQTLTGHSLFGMNYIRSQATRAVFHTMRMVTALNAIADDRFSGLVATVESINTRISDILDARAPVRVAEFVLPLAEVNRDVVDWVGGKNANLGEMMNRVGVPVPRGFAITTTAYRAFMDGNGLMEETRKLLRDAFADDPEGLVRVSKAIMRRIDEAIVPDEVVEAMQAGWDATFGPGPVRCALRSSAVSEDGSLSFAGQYRTVLNVTRDELPSAFRSVLASIFSPRVIAYRLHQGVPFEHCAMAMVCLEMVDAVASGVAFSRHPVDLLSDAVVINGIWGLGEYVVDGVVPPDTWLVSRVRPDRVAERSIATKSVRLMPALHGGGTVESPVPPEQRSMPSLTDAQVIALADMALRLEEHYRHPQDMEWALDGAGRLVVLQTRPMRLADARSDNLPASPRIEGAGLLLEGGDVACAGVGCGPVVIPSSAEELAAFPCGGVLVAAHSSPNYVLVMDRAQAIITDAGSVTGHMASLSREFNVPTLLNARDAMRTLRPGQEVTVDAISGRVYEGCVEELLALRRPRQVCLGDTPVHIALRRVADHILPLHLVDPKAATFIPRSCTTLHDVMRLVHEFSYTEMFRLSDTATVAGSVAVELKASVPLDLHVIDLGGGLADVDGPYAYPEQVASAPFGALLEGMLDPEVHVRGPRPIDMGGFLSVMGRHMIEPPNMHTERFGDRSYAIVSDKYMNFSSRVGYHYSILDAYCGATMNKNYITFEFKGGAADEVRRERRVKCIGIILRELGFTIEVQGDRVQARYLKYPPEEIRARLVQLGRLLIVTRQMDMLMTTEAAVQTFADNFLKGDYH; this is encoded by the coding sequence GTGTCGCTGATCGATTTTTTCCGCCGTCGCCGGACTACTCCCACTGCCGAAGAGCGTGACGCCATCATGAAGGCGTTTCGCCAGAGGTATACCCATTTCAAGGACTTGCTACAGTCCAACAGTGAACTGGGGCGTATCATGTCCGACATGGAACAGACCCTGACAGGGCACAGCCTCTTCGGCATGAACTACATCCGTTCACAGGCGACGCGGGCGGTCTTTCATACGATGCGCATGGTGACGGCACTCAACGCCATCGCCGACGACCGTTTCAGCGGTCTGGTTGCCACGGTGGAAAGCATCAACACGCGCATCAGCGACATCCTCGATGCCCGTGCCCCGGTACGCGTTGCGGAATTCGTGCTGCCCCTCGCGGAAGTGAACCGCGATGTGGTCGACTGGGTGGGTGGCAAGAACGCCAATCTGGGTGAGATGATGAACCGGGTCGGTGTTCCCGTGCCGCGCGGCTTCGCCATCACCACCACCGCCTACCGGGCGTTCATGGACGGCAACGGCCTGATGGAGGAGACGCGCAAACTCTTGCGTGACGCCTTCGCAGACGACCCGGAAGGCCTCGTGAGAGTGTCGAAGGCCATCATGCGGCGTATCGACGAGGCCATCGTCCCCGACGAAGTGGTGGAGGCGATGCAAGCCGGATGGGATGCCACTTTCGGCCCCGGCCCCGTACGCTGCGCGTTGCGCTCCAGTGCTGTCAGCGAGGACGGCAGTCTCTCTTTCGCCGGGCAGTACCGCACCGTGCTCAACGTCACCCGCGATGAACTGCCTTCGGCTTTCCGTAGTGTGTTGGCCAGCATCTTCTCGCCGCGTGTCATCGCCTACCGCTTGCATCAGGGGGTGCCGTTCGAGCATTGCGCCATGGCCATGGTCTGCCTTGAGATGGTGGACGCAGTGGCAAGCGGAGTGGCTTTTTCGCGGCATCCTGTCGACCTGTTGTCGGATGCCGTCGTCATCAACGGCATCTGGGGGCTTGGCGAATACGTTGTCGACGGCGTCGTGCCGCCGGATACGTGGCTGGTGTCTCGCGTCCGGCCCGACAGGGTCGCAGAACGTTCCATAGCCACCAAGAGTGTGAGACTCATGCCAGCCCTGCACGGTGGGGGCACGGTGGAAAGTCCTGTGCCACCTGAACAGCGTTCCATGCCAAGCCTGACGGATGCGCAGGTGATTGCGCTGGCTGACATGGCGCTGCGCCTTGAAGAGCACTACAGGCATCCGCAGGACATGGAGTGGGCGCTGGATGGCGCCGGGCGGCTGGTGGTGTTGCAGACCCGTCCCATGCGGCTGGCCGATGCGCGTTCCGACAACCTGCCCGCTTCGCCCCGCATCGAGGGTGCAGGGCTGCTTCTCGAGGGCGGGGATGTGGCGTGTGCTGGGGTCGGCTGTGGCCCGGTCGTGATCCCGTCATCGGCAGAGGAACTCGCGGCATTCCCCTGCGGCGGGGTTCTCGTGGCGGCGCACTCGTCACCGAATTATGTGCTGGTCATGGACAGGGCGCAGGCCATCATCACCGATGCGGGCAGTGTCACAGGGCACATGGCGTCGCTTTCACGCGAGTTCAACGTGCCGACGCTGCTCAATGCGCGCGACGCCATGCGAACGTTGCGCCCCGGTCAGGAGGTGACGGTGGACGCCATCTCGGGCCGCGTCTATGAGGGGTGCGTCGAAGAGTTGCTGGCGCTGCGTCGTCCGCGGCAGGTGTGTCTGGGCGACACGCCCGTCCATATCGCCCTGCGGCGCGTCGCCGACCATATCCTGCCCCTGCACCTTGTCGACCCCAAGGCCGCCACGTTCATCCCGCGGTCGTGCACCACGTTGCACGACGTCATGAGGCTGGTGCACGAATTCTCGTACACAGAGATGTTCCGGCTGAGTGATACGGCTACCGTGGCGGGGTCGGTTGCTGTGGAACTCAAGGCGAGTGTGCCGCTGGACTTGCACGTCATCGACCTTGGCGGCGGGCTTGCCGATGTGGACGGGCCCTACGCCTACCCCGAGCAGGTGGCGTCGGCACCCTTCGGCGCGCTGCTCGAGGGAATGCTCGACCCGGAGGTGCATGTGCGCGGGCCGCGGCCCATCGACATGGGGGGCTTTCTCTCCGTCATGGGGCGGCACATGATCGAACCGCCCAACATGCACACAGAACGCTTCGGCGACCGCAGCTACGCCATCGTCTCCGACAAGTACATGAACTTCAGCTCGCGTGTTGGCTACCATTACAGCATCCTCGACGCCTACTGCGGCGCGACCATGAACAAGAACTACATCACGTTCGAGTTCAAGGGCGGGGCTGCGGACGAGGTGCGGCGGGAACGCCGGGTGAAGTGCATCGGCATCATCCTGCGCGAACTCGGTTTCACCATCGAGGTTCAGGGCGACCGTGTGCAGGCGCGCTACCTCAAGTACCCGCCGGAGGAGATTCGTGCCCGACTCGTGCAACTGGGCAGACTGCTCATCGTCACCCGGCAGATGGATATGCTGATGACCACCGAAGCCGCAGTGCAGACATTTGCCGATAACTTCCTCAAGGGTGACTATCATTGA
- a CDS encoding sigma 54-interacting transcriptional regulator, protein MRFYRPPIIGSVFRTDRSAREWSIPKRMLLVGVPLLAAVLACFAFVTYKVGAHYLTTAYSRNSLTRAKAQAHEIASRLETARNELLFMADGILDPKRLARYLQGRTEAEGLRYREIAFQGNGGKDDAFVLLNTGRGVVSIPPDTALATRFGPFTRQSAPTDPQPGQVYLSQPLEVIYPSVPVPGGVQTLPLHVIRLSTPVFAEDGTMRGMLLLSLDVVALRNVLSLYASQRSPLHIYPQESERYRSFMFDPAGWILFQSESPDLPDADLSNDVVRSGLQGDLGRTGLDIAFRPGPENENYWAMVSEVQAGRAGLSTLGSRFADAASLNRSSFVSYVPIVFRGGPGQLPSVYAGLGFIDTSFMVMASSYKLAGALSVALGLGVFVITIVMVSMGVRIARPLIQLANAIENKAAEDDMSPMQDALLPREAHLLRKGVNMILARLREVVQASSLHDARSLAARKRQKVCFDTELAVSASDMPDPDSEKMPGIVGVSPAVKSLRALIRKAASIAADVLIIGETGTGKELTAEAIHANSSRAKGPFVSINCGALDENLLLDALFGHVKGAFSEAKGERKGAFLAADGGTLHLDEIGNASPKVQQALLRALSVRRIRPLGSDDEIGFDARIIAATNVDLLESAGQGAFREDLYYRLAVITIKTPPLRERREDIPALAGYFIKLASVETGRTLMGLSRGALDALLRYPWPGNVREIRNVITRAVAFAESDIIYEEDLRFGFSDAGAEASAEADPVAAEWPGVPGLSGMPGSVTVASAGGHQQGRAGTGAGQGGEAYPASGGATGMTDASMADVSPNGGGEGVGGFPVASFPADGGAFDDAARPRRRSSTMGRGYDAPPAGDDAGGAPPTREVVERSMQGDRARPGAALRDADVLASLNPRQQSVWPRILREGGITRSAYQQALGAEVSVRTAQYDLQDFMKRGVLAKVGRGPASRYVLMEDYRG, encoded by the coding sequence ATGCGCTTCTACCGGCCGCCCATCATCGGCAGCGTCTTCAGAACCGACCGCTCCGCCAGGGAGTGGAGCATCCCCAAACGGATGCTCCTTGTCGGAGTGCCGCTTCTGGCGGCGGTGCTGGCGTGTTTCGCCTTCGTCACCTACAAGGTGGGCGCGCACTATCTGACGACAGCATATTCGCGGAATTCTCTCACCCGTGCCAAGGCACAGGCCCACGAGATAGCATCCCGACTGGAGACGGCCCGCAACGAACTGCTGTTCATGGCCGACGGCATCCTCGACCCGAAAAGACTTGCCCGCTACCTGCAAGGACGCACGGAGGCCGAAGGGCTGCGCTACCGCGAGATAGCCTTCCAGGGAAACGGGGGCAAAGACGATGCCTTCGTGCTGCTCAACACAGGGCGTGGGGTGGTATCCATACCTCCCGATACGGCCCTCGCCACACGCTTCGGCCCCTTCACGCGGCAGAGTGCGCCCACCGACCCGCAGCCGGGGCAGGTGTATCTTTCGCAGCCGCTGGAGGTCATCTATCCCAGTGTGCCGGTGCCCGGTGGCGTGCAGACTCTGCCTCTTCATGTCATTCGCCTTTCGACGCCTGTCTTTGCAGAGGACGGCACCATGCGCGGCATGCTGCTGCTGTCGCTGGACGTGGTGGCCTTGCGCAACGTGCTGTCACTCTACGCCTCGCAGCGTTCCCCTCTGCACATCTATCCGCAGGAGAGCGAGCGGTATCGCAGTTTCATGTTCGACCCCGCGGGGTGGATACTCTTCCAGTCGGAATCGCCCGACCTGCCCGATGCCGACCTCTCCAATGACGTTGTGCGGTCCGGATTGCAGGGCGACCTTGGCAGGACAGGGCTGGACATCGCCTTCAGGCCCGGGCCGGAGAATGAGAACTACTGGGCCATGGTGTCGGAGGTGCAGGCGGGACGGGCTGGCTTGAGCACGCTGGGTTCGCGCTTCGCCGACGCCGCGTCCCTCAACCGTTCCAGCTTCGTGAGTTATGTCCCCATCGTCTTCCGGGGCGGGCCGGGGCAGCTGCCCTCCGTGTATGCCGGGCTGGGGTTCATCGACACCAGCTTCATGGTCATGGCCTCGTCCTACAAGTTGGCGGGTGCGCTTTCCGTTGCCCTCGGGCTTGGGGTGTTCGTCATCACCATCGTGATGGTGTCCATGGGGGTGCGCATTGCGCGCCCGCTTATCCAGCTTGCCAACGCCATCGAGAACAAGGCCGCTGAGGATGACATGTCACCCATGCAAGATGCGCTACTTCCACGGGAAGCGCATTTGTTGCGCAAGGGGGTGAACATGATCCTTGCGCGATTGCGTGAAGTGGTGCAGGCGTCGTCGTTGCATGATGCGCGATCGCTCGCTGCGCGCAAGAGGCAAAAGGTCTGTTTTGATACTGAGCTTGCCGTGAGCGCCTCCGACATGCCCGACCCCGACAGCGAGAAGATGCCGGGCATCGTGGGGGTCAGCCCTGCCGTGAAGTCGCTGCGTGCCCTCATACGCAAGGCCGCATCCATCGCCGCCGACGTGCTCATCATCGGCGAGACCGGTACCGGTAAAGAGCTCACGGCAGAGGCGATTCATGCCAACAGCAGCAGGGCGAAGGGGCCTTTCGTCAGCATCAACTGCGGGGCGCTTGATGAGAACCTGTTGCTCGACGCCTTGTTCGGTCACGTGAAGGGTGCGTTCTCTGAAGCGAAGGGAGAACGCAAAGGGGCCTTTCTCGCAGCGGATGGCGGTACGCTGCACCTCGACGAGATAGGCAACGCCTCTCCCAAGGTGCAGCAGGCCCTTTTGCGTGCCCTGTCGGTGCGTCGCATCAGGCCGCTTGGCAGTGACGACGAGATAGGCTTCGACGCCCGCATCATCGCCGCGACCAACGTCGACCTGCTGGAAAGCGCGGGGCAGGGGGCGTTCCGCGAAGACCTCTACTACAGACTGGCGGTCATCACCATCAAGACGCCTCCGTTGCGCGAACGCCGCGAAGACATTCCAGCCCTTGCCGGGTATTTCATCAAGCTGGCGTCCGTTGAGACGGGGCGCACCCTCATGGGGCTTTCACGTGGTGCCCTGGATGCCTTGCTGCGCTACCCATGGCCGGGCAACGTGCGCGAGATACGCAACGTCATCACCCGTGCCGTCGCCTTCGCCGAATCGGACATCATCTATGAAGAGGATTTGCGCTTCGGCTTTTCGGACGCAGGTGCCGAGGCTTCGGCCGAGGCCGACCCCGTCGCTGCAGAGTGGCCCGGTGTACCCGGCCTGTCGGGCATGCCCGGCAGCGTGACCGTCGCTTCTGCGGGGGGGCATCAGCAAGGCAGGGCGGGCACGGGGGCAGGACAGGGGGGCGAGGCCTACCCCGCCTCGGGTGGGGCGACCGGCATGACCGACGCATCGATGGCTGACGTCTCCCCGAATGGAGGCGGCGAGGGCGTTGGGGGCTTCCCTGTGGCATCGTTCCCCGCCGATGGCGGCGCCTTCGATGATGCAGCGCGTCCTCGTCGGCGTTCGTCCACCATGGGCAGGGGGTATGATGCCCCTCCGGCTGGCGATGATGCGGGTGGTGCGCCTCCTACGCGTGAAGTGGTGGAACGGTCCATGCAGGGTGATCGTGCAAGACCCGGTGCGGCGTTGCGCGATGCGGATGTTCTCGCCAGCCTCAACCCCCGACAGCAGTCGGTGTGGCCGCGCATCCTGCGCGAGGGTGGCATCACCCGTAGCGCCTATCAGCAGGCACTGGGTGCAGAGGTTTCGGTGCGTACGGCACAGTACGACCTTCAGGACTTCATGAAGCGTGGAGTCCTTGCCAAGGTCGGGCGTGGGCCTGCTTCGCGCTACGTGCTTATGGAGGACTATCGGGGGTAG
- a CDS encoding sulfite exporter TauE/SafE family protein, with the protein MEWLYILMPIAGVKIFWPGLIILGVGVGIIGGFFGMGGAWMVTPGLNILGFPMAFAIGTDIAHMAGKSLISTMRHGKFGNVDYKLGMIMLVGTVVGFEAGAQMVMWLERLGSVEKVVRWIYIVLLALIAWMVFHDVAKRRQKEREAAAKGVKLEAGATGVEWHKALHKIKIPPMVHLKEAGIYCSAWLPIFVSFLTGWLAGILGIGGGLIRMPALIYLIGCPTHVAVGTDLFEVMISGLYGAATYTYKGRTELVAAIIMLVGAAMGAQVGAVATKYIKGYGIRIAFGLAVVGCAISILMKLVQPWVPQYKAFLDAGATVLVLGLVTCMSLYIFVRMVQGVQMELARKRAN; encoded by the coding sequence ATGGAATGGTTGTATATCCTGATGCCCATCGCGGGCGTTAAGATCTTCTGGCCCGGCCTCATCATCCTGGGCGTGGGCGTTGGCATCATCGGCGGCTTCTTCGGCATGGGCGGCGCCTGGATGGTCACCCCCGGCCTCAACATCCTCGGCTTCCCCATGGCATTCGCCATCGGCACCGACATCGCGCACATGGCGGGCAAGTCGCTCATCTCCACCATGCGCCACGGCAAGTTCGGCAACGTCGACTACAAACTCGGCATGATCATGCTGGTGGGTACGGTCGTCGGTTTCGAAGCCGGTGCACAGATGGTCATGTGGCTCGAACGGCTAGGCAGCGTCGAGAAGGTCGTTCGCTGGATCTACATCGTGCTGCTCGCGCTCATCGCGTGGATGGTCTTCCACGACGTGGCCAAGCGTCGCCAGAAGGAACGTGAAGCCGCGGCCAAGGGTGTGAAGCTCGAAGCTGGCGCCACGGGCGTCGAATGGCACAAGGCCCTGCACAAGATCAAGATCCCCCCGATGGTGCACCTCAAGGAAGCCGGCATCTACTGCTCCGCATGGCTGCCCATCTTCGTGAGTTTCCTCACCGGCTGGCTCGCAGGCATCCTCGGCATCGGCGGCGGTCTCATCCGCATGCCCGCCCTCATCTACCTCATCGGCTGCCCGACCCACGTGGCCGTCGGTACCGACCTCTTCGAAGTCATGATCTCCGGCCTCTACGGTGCAGCGACCTACACATACAAGGGTCGTACCGAACTCGTAGCCGCCATCATCATGCTCGTCGGTGCCGCCATGGGTGCGCAGGTGGGCGCTGTCGCCACCAAGTACATCAAGGGTTACGGCATCCGCATCGCCTTCGGCCTCGCCGTCGTCGGCTGCGCCATCTCCATCCTGATGAAGCTCGTCCAGCCCTGGGTGCCCCAGTACAAGGCCTTCCTCGACGCCGGTGCCACCGTACTCGTCCTTGGCCTCGTGACCTGCATGTCGCTGTACATCTTCGTCCGCATGGTTCAGGGCGTTCAGATGGAACTGGCCCGCAAGCGCGCCAACTAG